The segment GATGAGCGAGCAAAAACGCCCTACCGAGTGCTACTTCATCTGCGATAATGCCATCGCAAATAAAGCAGTTGCTATCTAAATGTAATCTGCCTTCAAATTTCAAAATCAAAATATAAGCTTCAAGCAGCACTCTAAGCGGATTTTGGCGATAAAATTTTTTAGCACAACTCTCTAATAATTCAAAATAAAACTCATCGCTCTCTTCTACATCACGCAGATGAGTGGCCAAAAGTCGCATAAAATTTTGCCAAATCAAGAGCCTATCTCTATCAAGCAACCATGAAAACCCCAGATGCATAGTAGAGCGAAGATGTGGCAAAAACGCCTTACTCTCAACTAACTCAAAATCTAGCTTAAATCCTTGCGTTATAATAGGATGCCTAGCGCCGTAAAATCTATAGCATTTTATCTGTCTGTTTTTGGCAAGGATGGTGACTAGGCAGTCTTCATCTCTGACTTTTTGGACTTTTAATATATAGCCTTGCATGGATCAAAAAATCGCTCAATTTCGGCTCTCATATCATCTGGTGAGTGAATTTGGTTGATACTAGATCTAAATTCACTAGCGCCGCTTAAGCCTTTGGAGTATTCGTGTAAGTGCTTGCGGAATATGCCAACAGCATGCTCGCTATATGTCTTTAGCATTAATTCAAAATGTTCTTTGATGATCTCTTTTTTTTGAGCTAAATTTAAACTTTGGCTATCTTTGATCTCTTTAAAAATCCATGGAGAGCCGATACTAGCACGACCAATCATGAGTCCATCGCAGCCAGTTATCTCTAAAACTTTTTGATAATTATCCAAATTTATATCGCCATTAGCAATGACTGGAATTGTGGTAGAGGCTTTGATCTTGGCTATGGCTTCATAATCTACTGGCGCGCTATATCCGCCGGCTCTTGTGCGACCATGAACGCAGATAAAGTCAGCCCCAGCATTTGCTAGATCTCTTGCGATTTCGTGAGCCATTTTGGTATTAAATCCTAGGCGAATTTTCACTGAAGTGTAGCGTTTGTTGGATTTGGTTTTGATGATTTCTATGAGATTACAAAGTAGCTTAGGATCGTTTAAAAGAGCTGAGCCGGCGTTTTGCTTGATTACCTTTGGTACGGGGCAGCCGCAGTTTAAATCGATTCCATCTATCCCATCAAATTTGTTTAAAATATCCACAGCTTTGGCTATTATATCCTTTTGACTTCCGGCAATTTGAATGATATAGGGCGTTTCTAGGGGGGATTTTTCAAGCATTGATATGGTCTTGTCATTTTCATATACAAGGGCATTTGAGCTAATCATCTCACTAATAGTACAATCGCACCCAAATCTCTTGGCTAAGGTGCGAAGTGGCAGATCGGAAAAACCAGCTAATGGAGCTAAAAAAAGTGGCTTAGAGCTAAAATCTATCATTAATAAAATAGATCCGCTTTAGAAATTTTACCATGATCTCTTAAAAATAGTAGAGTCTCTATCCGTTCAAATTTGCTATTTTCGCTTGCGATAATCTCCCTTAACCGATCTATCATGCCAAAATCATAAAGTAGATATAGATAGGCTTC is part of the Campylobacter lanienae NCTC 13004 genome and harbors:
- the recO gene encoding recombination protein RecO, with translation MQGYILKVQKVRDEDCLVTILAKNRQIKCYRFYGARHPIITQGFKLDFELVESKAFLPHLRSTMHLGFSWLLDRDRLLIWQNFMRLLATHLRDVEESDEFYFELLESCAKKFYRQNPLRVLLEAYILILKFEGRLHLDSNCFICDGIIADEVALGRAFLLAHPKCIGKNKLPKDDIIKFLSTASTAHLSDDIIKELYLILLEGL
- a CDS encoding tRNA dihydrouridine synthase, with product MIDFSSKPLFLAPLAGFSDLPLRTLAKRFGCDCTISEMISSNALVYENDKTISMLEKSPLETPYIIQIAGSQKDIIAKAVDILNKFDGIDGIDLNCGCPVPKVIKQNAGSALLNDPKLLCNLIEIIKTKSNKRYTSVKIRLGFNTKMAHEIARDLANAGADFICVHGRTRAGGYSAPVDYEAIAKIKASTTIPVIANGDINLDNYQKVLEITGCDGLMIGRASIGSPWIFKEIKDSQSLNLAQKKEIIKEHFELMLKTYSEHAVGIFRKHLHEYSKGLSGASEFRSSINQIHSPDDMRAEIERFFDPCKAIY